The region GATGCGGGCCTTGGTGCGGATCTTCGTAAAGCGGGATCGCCAACGAGTGAATTTATCCACCGACTTCGAGAGAGTGACCGCCGCGTCGTCGCGATCATCGACGAGGTGGACGTCCTCGAGGATGATACCACACTACAGGCGCTGTATGAACTGCCGAACGTGACGATTGTCGCGATTACCATCGACGAAGACGACTTGTTCGCACATATCGACAGCCGAGTGCGAAGTCGCCTGCGGAGCGCGGAGACGCTCCGCCTCGAGCGGTTTACGCACGCGCAGTTGGTTGATATCCTTCAGGCGCGCATCCGTGCCGGGCTTCGACCAGGGACGATCACCAGCGACGCGATCCACTACACCGCAGACGTCGCCGCGGGTGATGCACGAGAAGCGATTGGCATCCTCCGGAGCGCTGCACGCGCAGTCATGCGTGAGAACGACCGCTCGCAGATCACGACGGCCGTCGTCGACGACAACCGAACCGCTGCTCGCGAAGAGATTCATCTGGATCGCGTCGAGGATTTGGGGACGCACAAGCGCCTACTGTACGATATTATCGAGGCAGCGGGCGAAGTTCCGGCGACTGAACTCCACGAGGCCTACGAGCAGCGAGCACAGACCCCGAAGGCAACGAGCACCCGCCGGCGGTATCTCTCGAATCTCGAGGACAAGTACGGGTTGATCGACTCGAGCGGAAACGGGAAGGGGAAAGCCTACGCCGTCCCCGAGTTTTGAGCAGTTCCGCTCGTTCCGTTCGGGTTCCGCTCACCGCGAGAGAACGCTTCTCTGTGCTGATCAGAGGTTCGAGCGCCGATAGCGACTTGGTTCCGCTCACCTCCGCTCTGGGCTTATCGGGCCACCCGGTGTCCAGTGATGTATGTCGATTGAACCAGCGTACGCGACGGTATACAGACTGCGGGTGGACACTGACGACGAGACCAGACAGCACAGCGGGACCACCCTCCCATCGTGGATAGGGGTAGGACGACAGGGACCCGGATGGGGACTCGAGGGGGTCCAGTAATGCCA is a window of Natronolimnobius sp. AArcel1 DNA encoding:
- a CDS encoding Cdc6/Cdc18 family protein; the protein is MIDNARALRPSHIPSDLHHRDAKIEQLADALRPIADGDRGENVLVFGPSGTGKTTLAKFVVQELERETLDFRWGYHNCISGSSKAAVLYGIMRDAGLGADLRKAGSPTSEFIHRLRESDRRVVAIIDEVDVLEDDTTLQALYELPNVTIVAITIDEDDLFAHIDSRVRSRLRSAETLRLERFTHAQLVDILQARIRAGLRPGTITSDAIHYTADVAAGDAREAIGILRSAARAVMRENDRSQITTAVVDDNRTAAREEIHLDRVEDLGTHKRLLYDIIEAAGEVPATELHEAYEQRAQTPKATSTRRRYLSNLEDKYGLIDSSGNGKGKAYAVPEF